In the genome of Candidatus Scalindua japonica, one region contains:
- a CDS encoding sensor histidine kinase: protein MNNNHQNKRWFSIFHPEKFHLMLYYSTTSFIVIGIVCFVVGEFFSRIEKNDLIERSEKYAGYIVDHINLEMYEEFFAPTMSKYGYVDLENNRDQFNSLDKVIKSNIYGFNLKKLYLFDRNGQIVYSNIPEHIGYVLEMGDNLQLDSAIRGISASALQEPGMKDSKGVIVDKLLLESYYPVYEYNKGIVNREKQTGVMEIYQNMEELDIQISSAHQKAVLITGASMGLLFLILLLIIKKASNVIQLKTDQLVEARDNLEEKVDARTHEIKQTFEKLQETQKRLGRSEKLAGIGTLAAGVAHEINNPLASVASCAEGLMDRIDNVDFKTKDDEEVFPDYLKTIYDETYRCKAIISKLLDFSRRQVPVFDKVNVNVLVANVVKLIGRQKEREKISVELNYSPEPTIIYGDINQLQQVFLNMILNAFDATADGGKIKITTTRIDNYAKIIFEDAGCGIAPENLDKIFEPFFSTKSTGKGTGLGLSICYGIIEEHKGKISVSSNGVGKGTVFTISLPV, encoded by the coding sequence ATGAATAATAACCATCAGAACAAACGCTGGTTTTCTATCTTTCACCCGGAAAAATTTCACCTGATGCTTTATTACTCCACTACGAGTTTTATTGTAATAGGTATTGTATGTTTTGTAGTTGGTGAGTTTTTTTCAAGGATTGAGAAAAATGATTTGATAGAGAGGAGCGAGAAATACGCGGGATATATCGTTGATCATATTAACCTTGAGATGTATGAAGAATTCTTTGCTCCGACAATGAGTAAGTATGGTTATGTAGACCTTGAGAATAATCGGGACCAGTTTAACAGCCTTGACAAAGTAATAAAGAGCAATATCTACGGTTTCAATCTGAAGAAGTTATATCTCTTTGATAGAAACGGGCAGATTGTTTACAGTAATATTCCGGAACACATAGGTTATGTCCTGGAAATGGGCGACAATTTACAGCTGGACTCAGCTATAAGGGGTATTTCTGCTTCCGCGCTTCAGGAACCGGGAATGAAAGATTCAAAAGGTGTAATTGTGGATAAATTGCTGCTTGAGAGTTATTATCCTGTTTATGAATATAACAAAGGGATAGTTAATAGAGAGAAGCAGACAGGAGTCATGGAAATATACCAGAATATGGAGGAACTGGATATCCAGATATCAAGTGCGCACCAAAAGGCCGTTCTAATAACTGGTGCGAGCATGGGGTTACTATTCCTTATACTGCTTCTGATTATTAAGAAGGCGTCTAATGTGATTCAATTGAAGACGGACCAGCTTGTAGAGGCGAGGGACAACCTGGAGGAGAAGGTAGATGCGAGAACACATGAGATTAAGCAGACGTTCGAAAAACTGCAGGAGACACAAAAACGCCTGGGCAGGTCTGAAAAACTGGCCGGGATAGGGACTCTGGCAGCAGGGGTCGCGCATGAAATTAATAACCCACTGGCATCTGTCGCAAGTTGTGCTGAGGGTCTTATGGACCGTATAGATAATGTAGATTTCAAGACGAAGGATGATGAAGAGGTTTTTCCTGACTATTTGAAGACAATTTATGATGAGACTTACAGGTGTAAGGCTATAATTTCCAAATTACTGGACTTTTCCAGAAGACAGGTGCCGGTATTCGATAAGGTAAATGTGAATGTACTGGTGGCCAATGTCGTTAAGTTGATAGGAAGGCAAAAAGAGCGGGAAAAGATTAGTGTTGAACTGAATTATAGTCCCGAACCTACTATTATCTATGGAGATATAAATCAACTCCAGCAGGTTTTTCTGAATATGATCTTGAATGCGTTTGATGCGACAGCAGACGGAGGAAAAATTAAGATAACAACAACAAGGATTGATAACTATGCCAAAATAATCTTTGAGGATGCAGGTTGCGGTATTGCTCCTGAGAATTTAGATAAGATTTTCGAACCGTTTTTTTCAACTAAATCAACAGGGAAAGGTACCGGACTTGGATTATCCATTTGTTACGGTATTATAGAAGAGCATAAAGGAAAGATTTCAGTGAGTAGTAATGGAGTAGGGAAAGGTACGGTGTTTACGATATCTCTGCCGGTATAA
- a CDS encoding sigma-54-dependent transcriptional regulator, translating to MKKKIKLLFVDDDKTFSKVMRKELTRLGHSVVCSDCGEAAIDTLRTRNFEVIILDIKMPGIGGLQTLRRVKEIDPEVEVIMLTGRATIESAVESMKMGAYDYITKPCRLNELDLLLKKAYEKRQIFKENASLKRLASSRERDKVMISQSDKMKQLFNLINKVAVTGSTVLIQGESGTGKELVARDIHHKSERNRYPFVAVNCATLQDTLLESELFGHVKGAFTGAHETRLGLFEVADKGTLFLDEVGELPINIQAKLLRVLESGEIRRLGDSKVIFIDTRIITATNKDLASLVKRGSFREDLFFRINIVRVSLPPLRERDDDIPLLAQHFLSTHKTCDTEKKFSPDALECMKRYAWPGNIRELENFVEKMNIIVDDDKIGVCDLPEEIRGFIETEDYVRNADVSLSDLEKQHIINTMAKMNGNKTRVADTLGISIKTLYNKLKSYNIPYDLK from the coding sequence ATGAAGAAAAAAATTAAACTTCTTTTTGTGGATGATGATAAGACATTCAGTAAGGTTATGAGGAAGGAATTAACCCGCCTGGGTCACTCAGTCGTTTGTTCCGATTGTGGTGAGGCTGCTATTGACACATTAAGAACACGAAACTTTGAGGTAATAATACTCGATATTAAGATGCCGGGTATTGGTGGTCTTCAGACACTCAGGCGTGTAAAAGAGATTGATCCTGAAGTAGAGGTAATAATGCTTACCGGAAGAGCTACTATTGAAAGCGCTGTTGAGTCGATGAAGATGGGCGCATATGATTATATTACAAAACCCTGCAGGCTTAACGAATTAGACTTGCTCTTGAAGAAAGCTTATGAAAAGAGACAGATTTTTAAAGAAAACGCTTCTTTGAAGAGACTGGCAAGCAGCAGGGAACGGGATAAAGTCATGATAAGCCAGAGTGACAAAATGAAGCAGCTTTTCAATCTTATAAACAAGGTTGCGGTTACAGGATCTACAGTGCTTATTCAGGGCGAGAGTGGTACGGGAAAGGAGCTTGTTGCCAGGGATATTCATCACAAAAGTGAACGAAACAGATATCCATTTGTTGCTGTTAATTGCGCGACCCTTCAGGACACACTTCTTGAGAGTGAGCTATTCGGCCATGTAAAGGGTGCGTTTACGGGTGCCCATGAAACACGCCTGGGGCTTTTTGAGGTTGCGGACAAAGGGACACTGTTTCTTGATGAGGTTGGTGAGTTGCCAATAAATATTCAGGCGAAATTACTGAGAGTGTTGGAGTCCGGTGAAATTCGCAGATTGGGAGACAGCAAGGTGATTTTTATAGACACCAGGATTATAACCGCTACAAATAAGGACCTTGCATCTTTGGTAAAAAGAGGCTCTTTTCGGGAAGACCTGTTTTTCAGGATTAATATAGTTCGCGTATCCCTGCCACCATTGCGAGAAAGGGATGATGATATACCGTTACTTGCACAGCATTTTCTTTCAACACATAAAACGTGTGATACGGAAAAAAAGTTTTCTCCTGACGCGCTTGAATGTATGAAGAGATATGCCTGGCCCGGTAATATTAGAGAGCTAGAGAATTTTGTAGAAAAGATGAATATTATTGTTGATGATGATAAAATAGGTGTTTGTGATCTGCCTGAAGAGATCAGAGGATTTATAGAGACTGAAGATTATGTTCGTAATGCTGACGTATCCCTCTCTGACCTTGAGAAGCAGCATATTATTAATACCATGGCGAAAATGAATGGAAACAAGACGCGAGTAGCCGACACCCTGGGCATATCTATAAAGACCCTGTATAATAAGTTAAAATCTTACAATATTCCTTATGATTTAAAATGA
- a CDS encoding zinc-ribbon domain-containing protein, translating into MPDYFDCPNCGAEVPIKAKSCPDCGSDEKTGWSEDTMYDGLDLPTFDEPDMRTKTSVLQSKLMYYIVAILTIIAFVLFYIL; encoded by the coding sequence ATGCCAGACTATTTTGATTGTCCAAATTGCGGGGCAGAGGTGCCGATAAAAGCAAAATCATGTCCTGATTGTGGTTCAGATGAGAAAACCGGATGGTCTGAGGATACTATGTATGACGGGCTGGACCTTCCCACATTTGATGAACCAGATATGCGGACAAAGACATCTGTATTGCAAAGTAAATTAATGTATTATATCGTGGCGATTCTTACAATTATTGCATTTGTGTTATTTTACATTTTGTAG